In one Lolium rigidum isolate FL_2022 chromosome 3, APGP_CSIRO_Lrig_0.1, whole genome shotgun sequence genomic region, the following are encoded:
- the LOC124699296 gene encoding ethanolamine-phosphate cytidylyltransferase-like — MDVGSSSARTVAACVIGGIVLGASVVALHLGGGSAAPTLPPVEALRRRFRRRRRPVRVYMDGCFDMMHYGHCNALRQARALGDELVVGVVSDDEITANKGPPVTPLNERMKMVRAVKWVDDVIPDAPYAITEDFMNKLFNEYNIDYIIHGDDPCLLPDGTDAYALAKKAGRYKQIKRTEGVSTTDIVGRMLLCVRERPASDNQNHSSLQRQFSHGHGQSIDHSGSGSGTKISHFLPTSRRIVQFSNSRSPGPDSRIVYIDGAFDLFHAGHVEILRLARELGDFLLVGIHTDQTISSTRGPHRPIMNLHERSLSVLACQYVDEVIIGAPWDISKDMITTFNISLVVHGTIAENMDYTEGDSNPYAVPIALGIYHKLESPLDITTSTIIRRIVSNHEAYQKRNEKKEASEKKYYDSKSFVNGG, encoded by the exons ATGGACGTGGGGAGCAGCAGCGCGCGGACGGTGGCGGCGTGCGTGATCGGCGGCATCGTGCTCGGCGCCTCCGTCGTCGCGCTCCACCTCGGCGGCGGCTCCGCGGCCCCGACCCTGCCGCCGGTCgaggccctccgccgccgcttccgccgccgccgccgccccgtgcGGGTCTACATGGACGGCTGCTTCGACATGATGCACTACGGCCACTGCAATGCGCTGCGCCAGGCGCGGGCGCTCGGGGACgagctcgtcgtcggcgtcgtcagcgacgacgagatcacagccaacAAGGGACCCCCCGTCACGCCACTCAATGAGAG GATGAAAATGGTCCGTGCTGTCAAATGGGTGGACGATGTTATTCCAGATGCACCATATGCCATAACTGAAGATTTCATGAACAAGCTATTCAATGAGTACAATATTGATTACATTATCCATGGTGATGATCCTTGCCTACTCCCAGATGGTACTGACGCATATGCCCTTGCAAAAAAGGCTGGCCGATATAAGCAGATTAAAAGGACTGAAGGAGTGTCAACTACAGACATTGTTG GAAGAATGCTTCTCTGTGTTAGAGAGAGACCAGCTTCTGATAATCAGAACCACTCTTCACTGCAAAGGCAGTTCAGTCATGGGCATGGTCAGAGTATTGATCATAGTGGATCTGGAAGTGGAACCAAAATATCTCATTTTCTTCCTACATCTCGGAGAATAGTGCAGTTCTCAAATAGCCGG AGTCCAGGACCAGATTCTCGGATAGTTTACATAGACGGTGCATTTGATCTGTTCCATGCTGGTCACGTCGAG ATATTGCGACTTGCTCGAGAGCTTGGAGATTTCTTACTTGTTGGTATCCACACAGATCAAACCATAAG TTCAACTCGAGGACCACATCGCCCAATAATGAATCTCCACGAAAGAAGTTTGAGTGTTTTGGCTTGCCAATATGTTGATGAAGTGATCATTGGTGCTCCATGGGATATTTCAAAAGACATG ATTACCACTTTTAATATTTCACTGGTTGTTCATGGAACTATAGCTGAGAACATGGACTATACAGAG GGTGATTCAAATCCATATGCTGTTCCAATTGCTCTGGGCATTTATCATAAGCTGGAGAGCCCTTTGGACATCACCACTAGTACTATTATAAGGAGGATAGTGTCTAATCATGAAGCCTACCAG AAGCGGAATGAGAAGAAAGAAGCCAGCGAGAAGAAGTACTACGACAGTAAAAGCTTTGTGAATGGAGGGTAA